The Vitis vinifera cultivar Pinot Noir 40024 chromosome 16, ASM3070453v1 DNA segment AATTAAACTCTTTTCTACTGAGTTTTAGCTCTccattttttatacaaaattattttctatggatTATAAGGTAGAGGGAAGCAAGAAGTAAAAAGGAGTTGAGTTATAGTGTTATGTCTAAGGATTTGggattttatgtttttgaacTATAAGTGATTTGGGTGTTGGAAagttttgtaataataataatataaaaaaaaaaaaaaagattatagCTATGTGTAAtagttatatatttatataagtaaCTTCAGCAATATATACCGTGCtttgatgaataaataaaatataaattttcaatattctaAGTTGAATTGGTTGATATTGTTTGAGTTAAATCATGATTAAATGTTGAGTTGTTCCATAATTTCTATGATGGGAAGTTTCAAAGGTGTCAAGAGCTCTTCAATGgaagaaaaagataatttatataatttaggtggtgtttatttttttcgctttttattgaaaataatttattttcaaaatttaaattatttatttttctactttttcatgacttattataaactttttattaaacataaaaagtcaaaatatataattttttctaaacacaaaaaataacatattggtttttttttttactttttaatatttaatagaaataaaatactacaaaaataaacaacctaatatttaatattattaaacattaaggttctatttagaattaagtaaaaaaaacaaacaccaccttaatccaaaattgaaaatattaagttGAAATTGGGAAGAAACTATCATGCAGGTGGTTTGAAGTGGAAGTTCGTAAATAGAAGATGTAAAGAAAAGAAGGTGCATTGGAGAGGTGCGCAGTAGGTGTTAGTAGTACCGGAGCGCATAAAATGAGTGCAAAATAGGGGCACTGGTGGCGCGGTGCACGGGTTGGTTAAGTGCGTTGTACTGGAGGTGTGCTTAGTACACTATATATGGTGCACCCCCTCTCAGCCTCTACCCAGAGCCTctccataattttattttctacaacgttttattatatttaagtaaatatcctcatttattattttatcatttatatctttatttgttttaagtttacaatataaataacataatatccGGTTGTaatccaataaaaatattttcaaaacttaattttaagtaaatcaacatctaatttttcaattttaattataaatcggcagtttttacttaatttctttgagaaaaaaaattgcttaagaaaaattatcaaagataaaaatccaaaaaaaaaagttattttgagtATTCCCggcataaaaataataaaatctgcTTAACGAAATTTCTACATAACCAAGGTGGACATATGTAAAATCTCTCGATTGAACCATATtatttcaacttttaaaataaataaaattttaaatttagaaattataaaatagaacTCTCTTTGTAACTCCCAAGGGAGGAACCCTAAAGAAAATTTGTTCAATTTTACTCTTTGCATTATATcctctctttcttgttttcttcttcttcttccactttattctataatatttttttatttattgatttcatTTGAGAAATATTATGaaacaaaggaaataaaaatgttatttaatttaatatataaaaaataataaaataattatataatacaaataattttaaaaattacatattttttaattatttatattagatggaagataaaataaaacataaaagagataaaatagataaaaaaaaattattgaaattaaactagtttttaatttttcttcccttttcttggaCTTTCTCTTGGAGTGTAGGAAAATTCACATCAGtactattaaaattaaattcaaaagaatATAATTAGCGGCAGAAAAATGATCCATTTTTTGTATTCCACACAAGCTTTACTTTATTTGAATATAgtgatttaatttcattatttcacTATTCCCATAAAGTACATACTAAGGCGCGTATCCAAACGGACCTCATTCAAGATTGGTATGGCGTGATCGAACGGCCGCGGGGCTCTCTCCCAAAACCTCGCCCAATCGGAAAACCACCATCTCAAACAGCACAAACATCGCTCCTTCGTACACGCTCCCCATCGGTAGCAAAGTGCGAGACTCCTCCGTTGGGGCCGGGCCTCCGTCATCCGCCATGGTCTGCGCCGGAATGTAGCCGATGGCGGTGGCGAGTTTGGCCGCGGATCCGGAGTCGGGCTGGGCGGTGAGGAGGAGGACGCGGGCGCCGCTGGATCTGGCAACGCCGCATATGGCGTCAACGGTGGGGAAGCCGCCGGGGCCTGCGGAGGCGAGGAGGAGGTCGGAGGAGGAGGAGATGGGAGGAGCGTTGACGTCGCCGACGCAGTGAGCGGAGAGACCGAGGTGAGCGAGTCGCATACAGAGAGCTTTGAGCATTAGGCCTTCGCGGCCGACGCCGTGGACGAAGACTCGGCCCTTAGCGGTAGCTGTGAGGGCGATTTCGTCCACCATGACGTCGAGAACCGGCGGTCTGGAAGTGGTTTTGGAGAAGATTGAGCTGATCTGGCTGCAGATCTCTGAGGCTAGGGTGGCCATTGAAGTGGCTGAGGAAGCCATAGTTCTGAGCGTTGATGTAATCTCAGAGCTCTCTGTATGTACACACATAGAGACACCCTTATCCAGGTGACTCAGCCCAACTGCATGGTTCACTACATAAAATGAGTTCCGTACGAATTTCTgtgaaaacatagaaaaattattaaaaatcttataaaattttcatcagACATACCTTCCTACGcatcttttattcaataataaagCCCTGTTTAGCgataatttctaaaataattttttgttctttaaaaaaaaaaggtttttagaaaatattttttatttatttttgttgttttcacttaaactattttaaaaagtaattatataaatataaaaactaaaatattataaataaaatttattttataaaagtaacaacatttcaaatatttattttacaaaacattaaagatCAGGTTTTTCAAAAGCActtatcaaacatttttttcaaaattatttacgAAAACACTTACcaaataaaacctttttttttcataaaaaagaatttaataaaaagttaaattttatgaaaatcaaCATAATATAACTTATAACTTAAgagaacttttttttataataaaaatctaGTAAAAtcttgaataaaatattattggactttaaatatttactaatataatataacatttatttatatataaaatattaaattaaaaaaaaaagtaaatcagAAGTTTGTTGCTATAAATAATGTTGGTATTGGGTATAACGGATAAAGTTGATATTACAAATTTGAAACATTATCTCTTACCTACTGAAAATAACTATCTCcattatttacttttcttttattttaccaaCTTTCACCAATAAATTagttgtaaataaattttttttttttaaaaaaaatacaataataagtGAAGTTGTTCTTAAAGGGAATCCTATTTCAAACATActcattctaattttttaaaataaaaatatgaattataaAGTGTTGGCTTAAATCttcttcctatttttgtttataaataaataataataataatttttatataaaatacaaagaaaaatagagacttgtatataagaaaaaaataataataattttaaaatttgtttaaaattttgaagtaatAGAAATTTTCCTATCtcgaattttaaaatttttgaaaatgaaacatataataagtgattcttccaaaaatgattttagaaaataattctctaaaaatcacttcaaataGAAATTCGGTGGATATATTCTTAAtcttaagtcttattaaaaaaaaaaatgaaaatagtttataattacaaataaattaaagaata contains these protein-coding regions:
- the LOC100260082 gene encoding uncharacterized protein LOC100260082; the protein is MFSQKFVRNSFYVVNHAVGLSHLDKGVSMCVHTESSEITSTLRTMASSATSMATLASEICSQISSIFSKTTSRPPVLDVMVDEIALTATAKGRVFVHGVGREGLMLKALCMRLAHLGLSAHCVGDVNAPPISSSSDLLLASAGPGGFPTVDAICGVARSSGARVLLLTAQPDSGSAAKLATAIGYIPAQTMADDGGPAPTEESRTLLPMGSVYEGAMFVLFEMVVFRLGEVLGESPAAVRSRHTNLE